In Actinomycetota bacterium, the sequence AGGAGCGCCGGCTTGGGCAGGTCACGCTGGGTGAGGACGGGATACGCCAGCCGCGGGCGCAGCGCCTCGGCGGCGGCATCCATTGCCCGGTAGCTGGTGAACAGCGCCAAGGTGCGACCTTCCGCGGCCTCGATCAACGCGGCGAGCTCGTCGTGCGCGGCGTCGCGAAAGCCGCCATGGCGCGGGTCGGGCAGGTGCATCGCGCAGTACAGCAGGGCCTGCGTCGCGTAGTCGAACGGGCTTCCGACGTCGATCGACTCGTGACCGTGCGCGTCGAGGCCGACTCGTCGAGCGAGCGAAGCGGGGATGGTCGCGCTCGTCAGCACCGCGGTGGTCTTCGACCAGACACCTCGCTGGAGCAGCGGCCCGACGTCGAGCGGGGCGATCTCGAGCCGCGGGTGCTCGGGCCCTCCGGCGACGTAGGCGACGTGGCCCTCCCGGGCGCCGAGCGCGACGTCGAGTGCCTCTGCCAGCCGGGTGGCTGCGGTCACGCCGCGCAGCTTGCGTTGCTTCGCGTCTTCCACCTCGGTGGTGATCGCGCGCAGCACGTCGAGTGATGCCTGCACGGCCTGCCGGCAGGACAGCACGGCGTCGGACACCTCGGGCGGCAGCGGGTGGGGCAGGCGGGTGCCGAGCAGGGGGGCGAGTGCGTCACGGAGCTGTAGCCCGCTGTCGGTGACCCGAGCGAGGAGCTGGGGGTCCGCCACGATGCGCCCGAGGGCGGCGACGAGGAACCGCAGCCGGCCCGCCCCGAGCGACACGCCGACGGTGTCGCTCATGATGTCTTCCAACTGGTGGGCCTCGTCCACGACGAGCACCTCGTGCTCGGGCAGCAGCACCCCGCCGCTGCCGACGTGCAGCCCGTACAGGTGGGTGTTGACGACGACGACGTCGGCGCCGGTGGCCCGCCGCCGCGCTTGCTCGGCGAAGCACGGCTCACCCAGCGGGCAGCGGCTCGCGCCGGGGCACTCGTCGCTGCCGACGCTCACGGACCGCCACGCGCGCTCGCTAGGCGACCACGCGAGCTCTGCCGCGTCGCCCGTCGGCGAGGTCTTCGCCCATTGGTCGAGGCGCACCACCTCTGCCCGGATGCTGGAGCCGAGGTCGTCCAGTTCGAGCTGGCCCTGCTCGCCGGCGGTGAGCTCGTGCAGCCGCTGTAGGCACACGTAGTTGCTGCGCCCCTTCAAGACCGCCCAGGTGAACGGGTCGCGGCCCGTGTGGAGGGCGAGCTGTCCGGCGACGAACGGCAGGTCCTTCGTCGCGAGCTGGTCCTGGAGCGCCTTCGTGGCCGTGGCGACGACGACGCGCCGACCGGACAGTGCGGCCGGCACCAGGTAGGCGAGCGTCTTACCGGTTCCCGTGCCGGCCTGGACGACGAGGTGACGGTGCGTGTCGATGCTGCGGGCGATCTCGCCTGCCATGCGCTCCTGGCCCGGGCGGTGCTCGCAAGCCGCGAGCCCACCGGCAACGGCGCGCAACGCGCCGACGACGTCGTCGGTCGTCGGGCTCACGAACGCGCGAGCGCGATCGCGCGGTCGAGCTCGGCGGCGTCGAACTCGGGCCAGGTGCACTCGGTGAAGTACACGTGGCAGCCGGCGATCTGCCACAGCAAGAAGTTGGAGATGCGCTGCTCGCCGGACGTGCGCACCAGCACGTCGACGGGTGGGAGCGAGGGTAGGTAGAGGTGCGCGGCCAGGTGCTCGGCGGTGGGCGACTCACCGGCTGCGCGCAGCTCGTGGGCGGCGTGCACCAGCTCGGCATGGCTGCCGTAGTCGAACGCCACCGTCAGCACCATCCCGGTGTTCTGCGCGGTGTCGGCGATCGCCTTGCGGATCGCCCGCTGGACGTGTTTCGGCGTGAGGGCGCCGGGCGAGTCGAACGGGCGGCCGATCCACTGCACCCGCACGTTCAGCTCGTTCAGCTCGGCGACCCGGCCGAAGAGCTTGCGGTGCAGCCCGATGATGTGGCGTACCTCGCCGCGGGGGCGGACCCAGTTCTCGGTGGAGAACCCGAACACCGTCAGCCAGCCGACGTCGCGGGCGACGGCCGAGCGCACCACGGCGGCCAGGTTCTCCTCGCCCTCGGTGTGCCCGGCGGTGCGCGGCAGCCCGCGGCGCTTCGCCCACCGTCCGTTGCCGTCCATGATGCACGCGATGTGCAGCCCTGGCCCGAGCGGGCTCGGGGGCGACGGAGCGGGGGGCGGCACGGGTGCCGACGATACTTGCGCCGGGTCCCCATGGCGGGCCGTTCCCGGTGCGGACGTGAGCGGACGTGAGAGGATGCGCCGGTGCCCTCCCCGCGCTCAGACCGCTCAGCGGAGCCGTTGCCGCTGACGCACGTGATGCTCGTCGGGGGCACCGTCGGCGAATGGGCCCAGCTCGACGAGGAGCGTTGGTTGCAGCGGGCGAGTGCCCTCGGCGACGCCGCCCGAGCTGCGGGTTGCCGCTGGCTGACCCTGCACCCGTACGGCCCCGACACCTCGGCAACCGTCGCCGCGGCGCCGTGGACGCTGGAACGCGACGGGTGCACGGTGATCGTCGATCCCGAGCCCGACGGGCGCGCCAGACTGCTGCGCGGCATGCAGCGGCTCGCGCCAGAAGCGGCGCTCGACGAAGCCGCACTTGCCGCGGCCGTGCTCGCGCCCGCCGCCTGCGATCCGGATCTCGTCGTCGTGCTCGGGCCCCCCGATCGCCTGCCGCCCTCGCTCGTCTGGGAGCTCGCCTACAGCGAGCTCGTCTACCTCGACGTGGCGTGGCCCGACCTCGACGTCGAGCACCTCCGCGCCGCGCTCGACGAGTACGCCGGGCGCGATCGCCGCTTCGGCGGGGTGTCCTCGTGAACCCGCTGTACCGCGACACCGGTGTCGTGCTGCGCACCTACAAGCTGGGTGAGGCGGACCGCATCGTCGTCATCCTCACCGAGGCCCACGGCAAGGTGCGGGCGGTGGCCAAGGGGGTGCGCAAGACCGGTTCGCGCTTCGGCGCCCGCATGGAGCCGATGAGCCACGTCCGGCTGCTGCTGTACCGCGGCCGCGAGCTCGACATCGTGAGCCAGGCCGACTCCGTCGACTCGCTGCGGCCGCTGCTCGACCACCTCGACATCGCCACCCAAGGCCTCGCGCTGCTCGAAGCCGTCGACCAGCTCGCCCCCGACCGTGAGCCGGTGCCCCAGCTGTACCGGATGCTCGTCGGTGCCCGGCGGACGCTTGCCGAGCGACCCTCGCCACTCGTCGTCGCGGCGTTCTACTGGAAGCTCCTCGCCGCCGAGGGTGTGCGGCCCGAGCTCGACGTGTGCGTGTCGTGCGGCGAGGCGGGCGACCTGGTGGCGTTCGACCTGGCCGAAGGCGGGGTGTCGTGCCGGCAGTGCCGCGGCGGGGTCGCGATCTCGGGGGAGGCGTTGACGCTGTTGCGCAGCGTCCTCGGAGGTCGGCTCAACGAGGCCCTGGCGGAGCCGTCGTCGTCGACCACGGCCGAGGTGACGCACCTCGCGACGAAGGCGGTGGAGCACCACCTGGAGCGCCGGCTGCGCACCGTGGCGATGTTCGAGCAGCACTGATCGCGCCCA encodes:
- a CDS encoding ATP-dependent DNA helicase encodes the protein MSPTTDDVVGALRAVAGGLAACEHRPGQERMAGEIARSIDTHRHLVVQAGTGTGKTLAYLVPAALSGRRVVVATATKALQDQLATKDLPFVAGQLALHTGRDPFTWAVLKGRSNYVCLQRLHELTAGEQGQLELDDLGSSIRAEVVRLDQWAKTSPTGDAAELAWSPSERAWRSVSVGSDECPGASRCPLGEPCFAEQARRRATGADVVVVNTHLYGLHVGSGGVLLPEHEVLVVDEAHQLEDIMSDTVGVSLGAGRLRFLVAALGRIVADPQLLARVTDSGLQLRDALAPLLGTRLPHPLPPEVSDAVLSCRQAVQASLDVLRAITTEVEDAKQRKLRGVTAATRLAEALDVALGAREGHVAYVAGGPEHPRLEIAPLDVGPLLQRGVWSKTTAVLTSATIPASLARRVGLDAHGHESIDVGSPFDYATQALLYCAMHLPDPRHGGFRDAAHDELAALIEAAEGRTLALFTSYRAMDAAAEALRPRLAYPVLTQRDLPKPALLKQFTDDESVCLFATSGFFQGVDVPGRSLSLVVVDRIPFPRPDDPLLSARRELLGPAAFAEIDVPRAATLLAQAAGRLVRSTTDRGVVAVLDRRLGTAGYRWDIIRALPPMRRTRHRAEAEEFLRSITGTT
- the uppS gene encoding di-trans,poly-cis-decaprenylcistransferase, with the protein product MDGNGRWAKRRGLPRTAGHTEGEENLAAVVRSAVARDVGWLTVFGFSTENWVRPRGEVRHIIGLHRKLFGRVAELNELNVRVQWIGRPFDSPGALTPKHVQRAIRKAIADTAQNTGMVLTVAFDYGSHAELVHAAHELRAAGESPTAEHLAAHLYLPSLPPVDVLVRTSGEQRISNFLLWQIAGCHVYFTECTWPEFDAAELDRAIALARS
- a CDS encoding undecaprenyl diphosphate synthase family protein gives rise to the protein MPSPRSDRSAEPLPLTHVMLVGGTVGEWAQLDEERWLQRASALGDAARAAGCRWLTLHPYGPDTSATVAAAPWTLERDGCTVIVDPEPDGRARLLRGMQRLAPEAALDEAALAAAVLAPAACDPDLVVVLGPPDRLPPSLVWELAYSELVYLDVAWPDLDVEHLRAALDEYAGRDRRFGGVSS
- the recO gene encoding DNA repair protein RecO produces the protein MNPLYRDTGVVLRTYKLGEADRIVVILTEAHGKVRAVAKGVRKTGSRFGARMEPMSHVRLLLYRGRELDIVSQADSVDSLRPLLDHLDIATQGLALLEAVDQLAPDREPVPQLYRMLVGARRTLAERPSPLVVAAFYWKLLAAEGVRPELDVCVSCGEAGDLVAFDLAEGGVSCRQCRGGVAISGEALTLLRSVLGGRLNEALAEPSSSTTAEVTHLATKAVEHHLERRLRTVAMFEQH